CGCCCGATCTGCCCGATCGGCAATATGATATTTTTGGCTCCGGCGGCGGTGAGAAAACAGCAACAGAATTGCAAGTACCCCTGTTGGGCCGAGTACCGCTGGAAATTGATTTACGGGTTGGTGGCGATCGCGGTGTGCCGATTGTCCTAGCCGCGCCCGAATCTGCTTCGGCTCAAGCATTGAAGGGGATTGCAGAAACGATCGCTACTAAGATTGCTGTACCTGCATCTTAAATGGTTTAAATGGTTGGATTAAGACAATTAAGCATCTAAGAATCATAGAGTCGAGCCTATTTATCGTTTTTATCGCTTGGTATTTATTTTGAGATGCCTCGCCCACTTGCAGGAATTAGATTAAAGCTGGTTAATACATCATTATCCTGGCAAAATAAATGCGATCGAAAGGATCTCATATAGTCTCTATAAATAGAAATCGAGCTAGATTAACATAGCCAAGCATGGGCGCAAAAAACACTGCTAATTCTGCCAATGACTTCCTGGCCAGATTTCAGCGATTTGGTATTCATTTAGGGTTAACCCGGATCAAACAACTCCTGGATGATCTGGGCAACCCGCAGACGCAGGTGCCGATCGTGCATGTGGCAGGTACCAATGGCAAAGGTTCGGTATGTGCCTATGTGGCCAGTGTGTTGCAGGCAGCAGGCTATAAAACTGGGCGCTACACATCCCCCCATCTAATCGATTGGCATGAGCGCATTTGCATTAACGATCGCTGGATTAGTAACCACGATCTGATCGCGGCTCTGGAAGTGGTGCAAAGCAAAATCAAGCCCACCACACCGGAGCAAACGCCAACCCAATTTGAGGTGTTTACGGCGGCAGCATGGTGGTATTTTGCCCAGCAGCAAGTCGATATTGCGGTGATCGAAACCGGGCTGGGTGGCCGACTAGATGCTACGAATGTGTGCGATCGCCCTTTGGTTTCGGTGATCACTTCGATTAGCATGGATCACTGGCAACGTTTGGGCAATACATTAGGGCAGATCGCTGGTGAAAAAGCTGGCATTATCAAACCCAATCGTCCGGTGGTGGTGGGTGAATTACCTGCTGAAGCCGCTGCCGTAATTGCCAAGCAGGCCAATGATTGCCAGAGCCCAATTACCTGGGTTGAACCAGCCAGATTTATTAATTCTGCTGTTTATATTTCTGAGCCTAGTTCATCAAGCTCATTAGGCGATCGCACCATCGAGCCAAATAATCAAACTAAGCAAACCAATCGAGCTGATCTAAATCAAGCTAATACCATTAGCAATAGCTCCAGCCAGAATCAAAGTAATCAAAGTAGTTTTGCCAAGCTACCAATGGCGACCTGGCAAGACATTACCTATCCTTTGTCGCTGTTGGGCGATTATCAATTAATCAATTCAGCGATCGCTCTGGCCACAATTCAGGCCTTGCAACAACAGCAATGGCAAATTGACGAGCAAGCAATTCAAACCGGCATGGCGCAAACCTCCTGGGCGGGTCGATTGCAATGGGTGGATTATCAAAATCGGCGATTGCTGATCGATGGAGCCCATAACCTGGCCGCCGCTAAGCAACTCAGACAATTCTGCGATCGCACCTTTGCCAACCAAGATCGTTGCTGGATTATGGGCATTTTGGCCACTAAGGACTATGCCGGTATTTTGAAAGCTTTAGTGAATAAGGGCGATCGCCTGATTACCTTACCAATTCCTGGCCATCAATGCGTTGATCCCCAAGAACTAGTAGCGATCGGGCAACCTTTGCTCAATACCAAACCAACTTTGGCAAATAATCTAGAGCAAGCCCTGAGTATTGCTGTTAACCAATCAGCATTAGCAATGCGATCGTCCGAGCCAATAATTATCTGTGGCTCTTTATATCTGGTGGGTGAATTTTTGAGTAACCAACGCCAGCAGTAATCAGGAATTAACCCTCAAATTGGGTGGGTTTTGCGAAAAATACATCATCAGGTTTAACCAGGAACGATTACTACCAAACTTGACCGCTTCGCCGCCAATGGAATTGCTCGATTCTGGTTCGGAGCTAATCAAACCAGGTAGTTGGTTGGCTAGATGATCAGGGCGATCGCCCAGGTCAAAATGGGGCTGAGTCGGGATAAAGTTCTTAAGCATCTTATCCTGCACGCTCTGGGGTAGGCAGCACCAAACACTAGCCTCTTCTGGCTGATCGAGAATCAGAGTATTAAACCCCGCATCTGCATCTCGCTGGCATTCGGCGATCGCTAGCTCTAGATTTTTATAAACATCGGTACATAAATACACTTGTCCTTCATAGAAAAGCACCTTTTCATAGCCCCAGGGGGTAGGTACTTCCCAAAAGTGCTCAACTTCTCGTGAAGATAGAATCATCATGGCTGTCTTAATCATCGTTAATAACTAAGTAAAACTCTGCAAAAGTAATAGCTTGAATGGTTTGAATAGTCTGATTGAACTTAACTTTGGTGCTCTGGAATCAAAAACCAAATAATTAAATTAAATTAATTAGTTAATAAATTCTGGCTAGCCTTAATTGTTCAACCCTGCTGAAAGGGATATTTTGAATATCCTTGAGCAGTGTTTCAATTGTCTCCCTCATACTATTGCCTTTTTTTAGGGTTCTCTAAGTGATTGGGAGTTGAACGGGTATGTGATTTTTATTAGTAAGTTGATTGATCAAAATCGCTATGGGGTAGCGATCGCTATCACTGACCAATATTTGACCAGTAGCAAGATCAGGAATTCTGGCTGAGCCAAATGATCAACTCGATCGGCTCACCACCATAGTAAATAGCGATCGATCGCATTTAAGTTAACATCAAACCTGGTTAGCCCTATGAATAGAAATCGCTATGGAATTGCTATTTAATTTATTACGATCGTGTTCGCCCCAAAGGATTTAATCAGGCCAAAAATAAATACCAAAAAATTTGCCTGGACGTAGATCCTTAAATCATCATCCAGACAAACCATTAGTTCAAATTAGTTAAATTAAATCGATCGAACTAGAACCTGCTGTTCCTACACTATCAGTCTCCAATCGATGATCAACTCGATGCTGCAAGCTAAATAGAACTCTTGCAAAGATTGATTGTAGCAACGAGAGAATCATGATCTCAGCTACTATTTGATTATTTAGGCAAGAAATCAAATGATATAGAGCATCAAGAACAGAATAATCCAGACAATATCGACAAAGTGCCAATAGATTGAAGCCGCTTCGATCCCATAGTGTTTTTCGCTGGTATAGCTGCTCTTTTTGAGCGAAGTTAATAACACACCCAGAATCAAGCATAGACCTACCATCACGTGCATCCCGTGGAAGCCCGTTAGCACATAGAAAGTGCTGGCAAACAGATTGCTAGTTAGGCCAAACTCCAGATTGCTATATTCATAGAGCTGTCCGCCAATGAACACTGCGCCCATAATGAATGTGGCCAGAAACCACCAGCGCACTGTTTTTAGATCATTCTTTTTGATCGCATGATCGGCCTGATGGATCACAAAACTACTAGACACCAGAATGATTGTATTGATGCCAGGAATTAATATTTCCAGCTCAGGAGTGCCTTCAGGTGGCCATGATTCTGCCACAACGCGATAGGCAAGATAGGCTGCAAATAAGCCTAGAAATAACATCCCTTCTGAGATTAGGAAGGTAATTAAACCAAACACCCGTAGATCGGGATGCTCTTCATGGTGGGCTTCACCTGCGGCAATCGCTTGCGCTTGATCTAAGTTAGTAGATTCGATCGCTGAACCTTGCATATGTTTTAATCCAATTTTGTCCAATCAAATGTTCAATCGCTGTGGTTGTAATGGTTAATGGTTTAGCTAGGAGCTAGGCAGTGGGTTCTGGCATTAAGCCGCCCCCATCGCCACCACCGGCATTAGGGTCGCTATCCATCTCATCCATTTCACCAGGTTCAACCCCATAGTCATAGGGGCCAGTTAGCATTACTGGTTCACCTACCCAGTTATGGGGAATCGGTGGTGAGGCGGTTGTCCATTCCATCGTCAGGGCATCCCAGGGGTTACCTGAGGCGATCGGGCCTTTGAACCAACTAATCACCGAATTGAACAGGAATGGGAAGGTGGAGATCGCCAGGATAAACGCGCCGATCGAGCAGATCATATTAATGTCAGCAAACTTAGGATCATACATTGCTACCCGACGTGGCATCCCTTGCAAACCAAGAATATGCATGGGAAAGAAACAAAGGTTAAAGCCCACAAAAGTAAGCACAAAATGCACCTTGCCCCAAAATTCATTCATCATCCGCCCGGTCATTTTCGGGAACCAATGATAGAGGCCAGCATAAATGCCAAACACGCTACCACCAAACAATACATAGTGGAAGTGAGCGACCACAAAGTAAGTGTCATGGACATGAATATCGATCGGTGCCGAGCCCAGCATTACGCCGCTGAGGCCACCAACCACAAACATTGAAATAAAACCGATCGCAAACAATAGGGCACTATTCAGGCGTAGCTTGCCGCCCCAGAGCGTAGCAATCCAGCTAAATACTTTAATTCCAGTTGGTACGGCAATCAGCAGCGTAGCGATCATAAAGAAGACTCGCAACCAATCCGGTGTACCGCTGGTAAACATATGGTGTGCCCAAACCAGTAAGCCCAAAAAGCAGATGAACATACTGGAAAAGGCGATCGTTTTGTAGCCAAAAATCGGCTTACGCGAATGCACTGGTAAAATTTCGGAGATGATCCCAAACACGGGCAAAATCATTACATATACGGCCGGGTGGGAATAGAACCAGAACAAATGCTGATACACGACCGGATTACCGCCACCAGTGGGGTTAAAGAAATTTGTACCCCCCAGCAAGTCAAAGGCCAGCAGAATCAAGGCACCAGCCAAAACAGGCGTAGCGATCGCCACCAAAAAAGAAGTGGCTAGCATCGCCCAGCAAAAGAGGGGCATACTAAAAATGTCCATCCCTGGCATCCGCATCGAAATAATCGTGACGATGAAATTAATTGCCGCCAGGATCGAAGAAGTACCAAACAGAAGCACACTAAAGATCCAGATTGCCTGCCCCACGTGCTGCTCAGTTAAAATACTCAGCGGTGGATAGGCGGTCCAGCCCGTTGATGGCAACCCAAAGAAGAAGCTGCTCATAAACAAAATCGAGGCCGGCGGAATCATCCAGAAGGCGATCGCATTGAGCTTGGGAAAAGCCATATCCCGTGCGCCGATCATCAGTGGCACCAAATAATTACCAAATCCACCGGTAACCGCTGGCACAATCCACAGGAAGATCATAATCGTGCCATGCATGGTAAACACGCCATTGTAAACGGCAGGATCAAGCACATCGGGATCGGGGGTGGCCAATTCAAGACGCACCACCGAAGCTAACGCACCACCAATTAAATAGAATACAAAGGTGGTTACCAGATATTGAATGCCAATTACTTTGTGATCGGTGCTGAAGCTGAAATATTCCCACAGTGGGGTTTTCTCGTGTTCATGAGCCGTCGAGGCTTCTATATTCTCAGTTGGGTCTGCTACTTGAGCCATAGTTAATTGACAAATTTAGAACAGATTTAGATTTGAATTGTTTTTATGTACTTAAGCAAATAATTAATTGCATTGCCGTAACTGCAACAATTGCCACATCCTAATCATGGTGATGATGTGCAGTCATTTGCATTTGATCGAGCATGGGGCGATCGAACCCAATTCGCTGGGCAATATCAGTGGCATGGGCTTGTAAATAGCTAGAATCACTTTCCCTGTTTGGGCGATTAGCAATTACCGGATTACTATTGGCGGCCATTTCCTGTTGCTCAATCAGCCAAGCATTGTAATCTTCTTCTGTTTGCACAATCATCTGCGCCTTCATCCCACCATGATAGGCGCCGCATAGCTCAGCGCATACGATCGTATATTCGCCTACCTTATTGGGCCTAAATAGCAAATTAGTAGTAGAACCAGGGATCACATCCTGTTTGAGGCGGATTTCTGGCACCCAGAAGGCATGGATGACATCACTAGCGGTCATATTTAAATGCACTTCGCGGCCTGTCGGTACATGTAGCTCAGCGGTAATCACATCGCCAGGATAGGTGAAAATCCAAGCAAATTGCATCGCTGTCACATCGATCGCCACTTCATCTGGTCTGGGCGGATCACCAACTTGGGCTACTAATTGATTTTGTTGATTTTGATTAGAGGCAATTGATGGCGCAGTTACTGGCTCACCCTGACCAGGAATCTCATCGGCTCTAGCTTCTGCCATTGCCAGGTTGACGATCGGCGCACCATTGTTGTCTGCTAGAATTTCCAGGGTGGGATTACCACGCATGGCACTATAGACATCAAAGCTGTAAATGCCAATCCACATCACCGTAACCGCTGGAATCGCTGTCCAGATTGTTTCTAGTAAAAAGTTATCGTGGATTGCTGGCCCGTCGGTTTCATCCCCTTCGCGCTTGCGGAAAACAATCATTGAGTAAATCAAGATGCTTTCGACTAATAAAAATAGGCCAAAGGCGATCGTGAGCAGGGCATTAAAGAGAGCATCGTAAAGAACTGCTTCCTCTGAACTGGCTTCTGGCAATAGACCATGATTCTGGCCATACCAGAGACTGGCCACAATGATTGCGGATATATAAGCAACTATGGTGATAGTTTTTCTAGTCTTCATTCATTCCTCTACTTGAAAATCTGCCGATCGCTAATTGTTTGGTTGAGCCGTTGACACTGTTAACTATTTTGCAATTGTTTTTCTGATGGTGGTACAGGAAGTAAGAATTTTTATCCTTAAGATACTGGGACTAAAGTCAATCTTAAACTGCGGATTATCTAATCTATCCTTTCTATCCTTAAACTGAATACCTTTAAAAACTGTGCAGAGCTATCGTTCTTACGGTCAAACTTACTGTCAAACTTCCATCGATTGGCTAGTTAATGCTTAACCTAAATAGCCAGACTTTGAACATGGAGTTACAAAGTTTTGAGTTTTGCTCGAAATATAATTTTTTGCCTCAAACAATAACTTAACCTGCCTACATGTTAGTTAACAAAAAGGTTAGTTGGGGGCGTTTTTGGCATTTCTTCAGGATCGGCTCCCTCAATCAGATCTCAATCCTATGGGCAATGTTGGCAGCAAATCAAACTGGGCAACTTTAACCATGATCAAACTCAACCCACTTCAACACATATGTATATGATTATGTTTTCTCTATGATAAGTGAGCAATTTTTTTGGATTGAGGGCTAGACATTGCCGCGATCGACTGCGATGAGCTGGTTCTAGGGCGATCGCAGCATTTCTTTGCATTTATAAACATTTAGGCTAAACATTTAAGCTAAACATTTAAGCTCAATTCCTAATAAAGCGATCGATCTGCGTAAATTGAAGTTTTCAGTGCCGTCACTTAATCCACATGCAGCAAGACCTGACAGTAGAGACTCTTCAAAAGCACAAATCGCCACCGACTCTAATAAAATAAGAGCAGTAGCGATCGGGGGGTGGCAGCCATATTCAAGCCAAAAGATATTAGTGAAATAGGCCAAGTAATCAAGAGGAAAGATCGATTACCTAGAGAGCAGGACAGGTCTCATTCTCGGAAGTTTTAAGACCACCCAGGATTGTATCAATATAAATGCAGCCCTTATTGAGATCGGAACTAGTGCCATCGGGATTACGCATCGCCAATACGATATAGCCCAATTGGCCAAGGGTGCCAGGCTCACCACCATTAGCTAAATTGCCCCTGGGATTAAATTGCACGGCGTAGTAATCGCTATTACCTACATTTTGGAATAATGCACTATCAGGCGGAGTCCCAGCTGAAGTTATATTTACAGTATTAAAATTCAGGGCATTCCAGGTGCCGCCAGATATATTTTCTAGGTTATCCCAGTCTGTGGCAACGGGATTGGGTGGGAAAGTATGCACAAAATAGCCGGTGATTCGATCGGTACCTAGGGTGGCATCGGGGATGGTGCGAAAAGTGACCTGGACATTTACCTTATCCTTCTTGGCTCGGCTTTGAGCTTCGCGGATCGCCCGGTAAATTTCGCCCTGATCCGATCGTAACCGTTGGCGATTGGTGAACCCCAGTAGGCCTGGCGCAGAGATCGCTGTCAAAACACCAATAATCAGCATTACTGCCAAGACTTCCAACAGTGTAAAACCCTGACTATCATGAGCTTGCTCATTCTGGCGATCGAGACACTGAGGTTTAAATAATATCTTTGCTATTAATGACTTCCACAACTGCATGTTTCTATTCTCCTGTTACTGCCGCTATTCCCTACTAAATACCTACTCAATTTTTGGTTTAACCTAGTAATTCATTTAAATGATCAGCCTACTGTCTTATTGTGATTTCACGATCGCTCAAAACACTTGGATATTAACTTAGGTTCTGGCGTTTGCTATGTGCCACCTGCATATAACTTAAACAAGCTTTTTAAATATTGACTATATATCGCCAAGCTCACCGCGACCACGAACCTGTACATCTGCGGTGGGAATAAACGCAGTAGCCGTTGACGAAGCGATCGGACTGGTGGCTGTGGCGGGATTGCCGATTCTGGCAGTACCATCAGCAAATAGGGTGCGTTGGGTAATATCCCGGCGGAGCCTAGCCAGGGCATTGCTGCGCAGAAAGACTCTGGTGTTATATTCCAATGAATTAACACAGGCATAGAAGCCCGTTACTTGATCCTCAACTGGGATCGTACTGCCATCAGGCAGGGTATCAAATGCTCTTGGTACCCGCTGGGCATTAGCTCCGGTTTGACCAAGGTTGGGATTAGCGCAATCATTCCCATTAGCATTCCCATCCAACCCAACCAGAATATCTACATTCGATGCAGTACCAGGGTCTTCTTGGGCAGCAGCATAGGTTGTGTCATCCACATAATCAATCAGCACCTGCGGTTCTTGGGTAGGGGGGGCGCCAGCTAGATTATAAGGAGCACTCTGCCAATTGGCCATGCGATCTTTGAGGCTGCCAGCACCAGTGAGGTCAAAGCGACGGAACCCGGAATCAGGCAATACATAATAGAAACCAAGATCGGTTGGATCTTGAGAACCCCGTTGCGCAGTCAGGCCACAATTTGGTGTAGCCAGAGTGTTCCCTGCAGCAACAGTACAATCGGACTGAATCCCACCTCTTAGTTCCCAACGCAACAGTCGAGCAGCACCAGACCAGCCCGTACCCGGATCGTTTTTAGCAACAAAATAGACAACCAGTGAATAGGTGTATTCATCAGTGCCAATCATATTAGTGTCATTACAGCTAGGGTTGGGATCGCGGAGGCAACCGACCAAAACATCAGCACCGCTGGCCGTTGTTTGGGTCTCGAACCGATCGTAAAAAGAGCGCTTCCAGAACGCCAGAATGGGGATTGGATTGTCAACTTCTGTGAAAAATCCTGGCGCAGGTAATTGATTCACGCCAGGTGTGGGCGAAGCAGGTCCACCCATCAGGGCTTCCAGGCCGTCAGCATCATAGACAAAGATCGATTCCTGCAGGTCATCGGCAATAAAATCCATTGCGGCTTCTTGCTCTTGCTGGGTGTCAACCTTCGCTTGCTCACGGCGATCGGTTTCTAGGATCTGCACCACAAATGCCATCATGCTAGAGACAATTAATGTGCTGATAAACATCGCAACCAGCAGCTCGGTGAGGGTAAAACCGCGATCTGCCTTGGTTTTGCGTTTGCCGATCAATCTCAGGATAAGTTTGCCAATCATGGTTAAGCTGCCCTTTCTAACTGGAATAACAAAAAACGATCGTGACTTTTGCAGGATTTGCTTGTATCTAATAACTTTAATCAACAATTAACCCTAACAACCACTGAGAACCGCCTGATAGTCATTACTCGTGGTGGTATCAGTAGTGATATAGGAAGTTTGCACCGCCAAGGGGGCATCAGGACTCCCCAGTGTGCCAATAAAGGAATTTGCAGTTTGCTCAGTACCTGTAGGAAATGGTGTACTACGGAAAGCATCGGCTCGATAAACTCGCACCAACACTTGATAACCTTGTTGGGCAGGGCATTCTGGTCCACCTGTGCAGGTAGAAGGGCTCCGAATTGCCTGGATCACTAAATCTTGCACATCTGCTGGACTAAAACCATTGTTGTTGGTATCAACCAGCGTACCAAGATCGGTGGGAGGGTAAGAACCCGGTGCGGCCACAGCATCCAAACTACATAGGTCGGCGGCAATATATTCCTGCGGTACTGGTACAGCGGTGGATTTGAGCTTCTCAATATAGGACTTGGCGCTGCTAGTAGCTAGACCGATCCGCCTTGCTTGCACCCGCGAGGCCACACTGAGGGCGATCATTGGCGCTACCGATGCCACCAGAATGCTGACTACAACTACTGCGACCAGTGCCTCAATCAGGGTTACGCCCGATTGTGAGTCAGACCATCGGCGCGATCGCAATAGCATCATTAAAAAAATAGTGCGCCAGGATTTAACTTTGCCAGATCGATTGGGTTTTAGTGGTGCAAACATGGTGGATCGCCTTTGGTTTTCTGATAGTGCTGCAATAAATGATTTCGTGATTATGCGTAATTATTGATCAAGATTACCCAGGTGGATTATGACTAAATCCCTAATTTGATAAATATCTATACGTCTCTACTAACTATTTTAATCTGCAAGTTTGTAGTTCATTGTGTGCTCAACAGACTTGAAAATGACCAATAATCAATAAATTGAGCGCAGGGGATAGACATAATTCCTACCCCCCACTTGTTTGGCTTAGTTAATCACGTAGTTGGGAGGGGTACCCACAGGACAAGTAGCAGGTCTAAATTGTCCTGCGATCGCCGGTTCAACGTAGTCTTGAGCCTCAGCATCAGGTCCCTGGCCAGTCACAGTATCCACATCGAGGGTACCTGG
The sequence above is a segment of the Pseudanabaena sp. PCC 7367 genome. Coding sequences within it:
- a CDS encoding bifunctional folylpolyglutamate synthase/dihydrofolate synthase, encoding MGAKNTANSANDFLARFQRFGIHLGLTRIKQLLDDLGNPQTQVPIVHVAGTNGKGSVCAYVASVLQAAGYKTGRYTSPHLIDWHERICINDRWISNHDLIAALEVVQSKIKPTTPEQTPTQFEVFTAAAWWYFAQQQVDIAVIETGLGGRLDATNVCDRPLVSVITSISMDHWQRLGNTLGQIAGEKAGIIKPNRPVVVGELPAEAAAVIAKQANDCQSPITWVEPARFINSAVYISEPSSSSSLGDRTIEPNNQTKQTNRADLNQANTISNSSSQNQSNQSSFAKLPMATWQDITYPLSLLGDYQLINSAIALATIQALQQQQWQIDEQAIQTGMAQTSWAGRLQWVDYQNRRLLIDGAHNLAAAKQLRQFCDRTFANQDRCWIMGILATKDYAGILKALVNKGDRLITLPIPGHQCVDPQELVAIGQPLLNTKPTLANNLEQALSIAVNQSALAMRSSEPIIICGSLYLVGEFLSNQRQQ
- a CDS encoding cytochrome c oxidase subunit 3 gives rise to the protein MQGSAIESTNLDQAQAIAAGEAHHEEHPDLRVFGLITFLISEGMLFLGLFAAYLAYRVVAESWPPEGTPELEILIPGINTIILVSSSFVIHQADHAIKKNDLKTVRWWFLATFIMGAVFIGGQLYEYSNLEFGLTSNLFASTFYVLTGFHGMHVMVGLCLILGVLLTSLKKSSYTSEKHYGIEAASIYWHFVDIVWIILFLMLYII
- the ctaD gene encoding cytochrome c oxidase subunit I — encoded protein: MAQVADPTENIEASTAHEHEKTPLWEYFSFSTDHKVIGIQYLVTTFVFYLIGGALASVVRLELATPDPDVLDPAVYNGVFTMHGTIMIFLWIVPAVTGGFGNYLVPLMIGARDMAFPKLNAIAFWMIPPASILFMSSFFFGLPSTGWTAYPPLSILTEQHVGQAIWIFSVLLFGTSSILAAINFIVTIISMRMPGMDIFSMPLFCWAMLATSFLVAIATPVLAGALILLAFDLLGGTNFFNPTGGGNPVVYQHLFWFYSHPAVYVMILPVFGIISEILPVHSRKPIFGYKTIAFSSMFICFLGLLVWAHHMFTSGTPDWLRVFFMIATLLIAVPTGIKVFSWIATLWGGKLRLNSALLFAIGFISMFVVGGLSGVMLGSAPIDIHVHDTYFVVAHFHYVLFGGSVFGIYAGLYHWFPKMTGRMMNEFWGKVHFVLTFVGFNLCFFPMHILGLQGMPRRVAMYDPKFADINMICSIGAFILAISTFPFLFNSVISWFKGPIASGNPWDALTMEWTTASPPIPHNWVGEPVMLTGPYDYGVEPGEMDEMDSDPNAGGGDGGGLMPEPTA
- a CDS encoding cytochrome c oxidase subunit II — translated: MKTRKTITIVAYISAIIVASLWYGQNHGLLPEASSEEAVLYDALFNALLTIAFGLFLLVESILIYSMIVFRKREGDETDGPAIHDNFLLETIWTAIPAVTVMWIGIYSFDVYSAMRGNPTLEILADNNGAPIVNLAMAEARADEIPGQGEPVTAPSIASNQNQQNQLVAQVGDPPRPDEVAIDVTAMQFAWIFTYPGDVITAELHVPTGREVHLNMTASDVIHAFWVPEIRLKQDVIPGSTTNLLFRPNKVGEYTIVCAELCGAYHGGMKAQMIVQTEEDYNAWLIEQQEMAANSNPVIANRPNRESDSSYLQAHATDIAQRIGFDRPMLDQMQMTAHHHHD
- a CDS encoding prepilin-type N-terminal cleavage/methylation domain-containing protein, which encodes MQLWKSLIAKILFKPQCLDRQNEQAHDSQGFTLLEVLAVMLIIGVLTAISAPGLLGFTNRQRLRSDQGEIYRAIREAQSRAKKDKVNVQVTFRTIPDATLGTDRITGYFVHTFPPNPVATDWDNLENISGGTWNALNFNTVNITSAGTPPDSALFQNVGNSDYYAVQFNPRGNLANGGEPGTLGQLGYIVLAMRNPDGTSSDLNKGCIYIDTILGGLKTSENETCPAL
- the hpsC gene encoding hormogonium polysaccharide secretion pseudopilin HpsC, with product MIGKLILRLIGKRKTKADRGFTLTELLVAMFISTLIVSSMMAFVVQILETDRREQAKVDTQQEQEAAMDFIADDLQESIFVYDADGLEALMGGPASPTPGVNQLPAPGFFTEVDNPIPILAFWKRSFYDRFETQTTASGADVLVGCLRDPNPSCNDTNMIGTDEYTYSLVVYFVAKNDPGTGWSGAARLLRWELRGGIQSDCTVAAGNTLATPNCGLTAQRGSQDPTDLGFYYVLPDSGFRRFDLTGAGSLKDRMANWQSAPYNLAGAPPTQEPQVLIDYVDDTTYAAAQEDPGTASNVDILVGLDGNANGNDCANPNLGQTGANAQRVPRAFDTLPDGSTIPVEDQVTGFYACVNSLEYNTRVFLRSNALARLRRDITQRTLFADGTARIGNPATATSPIASSTATAFIPTADVQVRGRGELGDI
- a CDS encoding prepilin-type N-terminal cleavage/methylation domain-containing protein, encoding MFAPLKPNRSGKVKSWRTIFLMMLLRSRRWSDSQSGVTLIEALVAVVVVSILVASVAPMIALSVASRVQARRIGLATSSAKSYIEKLKSTAVPVPQEYIAADLCSLDAVAAPGSYPPTDLGTLVDTNNNGFSPADVQDLVIQAIRSPSTCTGGPECPAQQGYQVLVRVYRADAFRSTPFPTGTEQTANSFIGTLGSPDAPLAVQTSYITTDTTTSNDYQAVLSGC